In Sporosarcina sp. PTS2304, a genomic segment contains:
- a CDS encoding YqeG family HAD IIIA-type phosphatase, producing MLKQFLPSAYVKSVLLIKPETLVENGIKGIITDLDNTLVEWDRADATEDIMAWFESMRVAGLQVAVVSNNNIERVRHFCDPLGIPYICEARKPMTRSFHQAVATLGLPKEQVVMIGDQLLTDVLGANRAGMQVILVVPVASSDAPITKFNRAIERRIMARFKRKGLLTWED from the coding sequence GTGTTAAAACAATTTTTGCCGAGTGCATATGTTAAATCAGTGTTGCTTATTAAACCTGAAACACTTGTTGAAAATGGCATCAAAGGCATTATTACGGATTTAGATAATACACTCGTTGAATGGGATCGCGCTGATGCTACGGAAGATATTATGGCCTGGTTTGAATCGATGCGCGTTGCAGGTTTGCAAGTTGCGGTTGTTTCTAATAATAATATAGAACGCGTCCGTCACTTTTGTGATCCGTTAGGTATTCCTTATATTTGTGAAGCGAGGAAACCAATGACGAGATCATTTCATCAGGCTGTAGCTACATTAGGTTTGCCGAAAGAACAAGTAGTGATGATTGGTGATCAGTTATTGACAGATGTGTTGGGAGCGAACCGTGCAGGAATGCAAGTGATATTAGTCGTTCCTGTAGCCAGTTCAGATGCGCCGATTACAAAATTCAATCGTGCGATCGAACGTAGAATTATGGCGCGATTTAAAAGAAAAGGATTACTTACGTGGGAGGACTAA
- the sigK gene encoding RNA polymerase sporulation sigma factor SigK, with product MSGFFMALMQLWLEIPALIGYIRGQAFLRPLSKAEEAECLRRLAEGDESARDELIEHNMRLVAHIVKKFQPKHELLDDYISIGAIGLMKAINSFTPDRKTKLATYAARCIENEILMYLRTQKKVQKDVSLYEPIGLDKDGQSLEIADLLQTDDIPPQQTVEENEQKERLYKHLSKLDSRELEIIQRRYGLLDDQPMTQKEIAEQLNISRSYVSRIEKRAIVKLYQSFRHEYQ from the coding sequence ATGAGCGGGTTTTTCATGGCCCTCATGCAATTATGGTTAGAAATCCCCGCGTTAATCGGTTACATCAGGGGGCAAGCATTCCTTCGTCCGCTATCCAAAGCTGAGGAAGCGGAATGCCTGAGACGATTAGCGGAAGGTGATGAAAGTGCACGCGATGAACTTATTGAACATAATATGCGGTTGGTTGCACACATCGTCAAAAAGTTCCAGCCCAAACATGAGTTGTTGGATGACTATATTTCAATCGGTGCGATCGGATTGATGAAAGCCATCAACAGTTTTACGCCTGATCGTAAGACAAAGCTTGCGACATACGCTGCTCGCTGTATCGAAAATGAAATCCTTATGTATTTACGCACGCAGAAAAAAGTTCAAAAAGATGTATCCCTCTACGAACCTATCGGCCTGGATAAAGACGGCCAATCATTGGAAATTGCAGACCTACTCCAAACTGACGATATCCCACCCCAACAAACCGTTGAAGAAAACGAACAAAAAGAACGGCTGTATAAACATTTAAGTAAACTGGATTCACGCGAACTTGAAATTATTCAACGACGGTATGGTTTATTAGATGATCAGCCGATGACGCAAAAAGAGATTGCCGAGCAGTTGAATATTTCAAGA
- the yqeH gene encoding ribosome biogenesis GTPase YqeH, whose protein sequence is MELIKCIGCGITIQTTDKTAEGYAPPASLEKEDVICQRCFKLRNYNELQPVSLSGDDFLAILNGIGEKQGLIVKVVDIFDFNGSWINGLHRFVGNKDILLIGNKSDILPKAINPQRVKNWMKAEAAKLGLKPIDVLLVSAVKGAGMSEALDAIETYRKGKDVYVVGCTNVGKSTFINRIIKNATGMEDIITTSYFPGTTLDVVEIPLDDGKSLIDTPGIINDHQIAHDLDAQDLKVITPKKELKPKVYQLNAEQTIFIAGLARFDFIQGDRSSFNFYVANGLTLHRTKLENADDLYEKHVGEMLSPPSTASLAKLPPLVRHEFSIKQAKTDLVISGLGWITIQHANVKVAVHAPKGVNVMIRPSLI, encoded by the coding sequence TTGGAATTAATCAAGTGTATCGGGTGCGGTATAACGATCCAAACGACAGACAAAACAGCGGAAGGCTACGCGCCACCCGCATCTTTGGAAAAAGAAGATGTTATCTGTCAACGATGCTTTAAATTGCGTAACTATAATGAATTACAGCCAGTGTCCTTATCAGGAGACGATTTTTTAGCGATTCTAAATGGAATTGGTGAAAAGCAAGGACTGATTGTGAAAGTGGTCGATATTTTCGACTTTAATGGCAGCTGGATCAATGGATTACACCGCTTTGTAGGAAATAAAGATATATTATTAATCGGTAATAAATCGGATATTCTGCCGAAAGCGATTAATCCGCAACGTGTGAAGAACTGGATGAAGGCAGAAGCCGCAAAACTTGGGTTAAAGCCAATCGATGTACTCCTTGTCTCAGCAGTAAAGGGTGCAGGCATGAGCGAAGCACTCGACGCTATTGAAACGTATCGAAAAGGCAAAGATGTCTACGTAGTCGGCTGTACAAATGTTGGGAAATCCACATTTATTAACCGTATTATTAAAAACGCAACAGGAATGGAAGATATTATTACGACTTCTTATTTTCCTGGCACGACGTTAGATGTAGTGGAGATTCCATTGGATGATGGGAAATCATTAATCGATACACCAGGAATTATTAATGATCATCAAATCGCGCATGATTTAGATGCACAGGATTTGAAAGTCATCACACCGAAAAAAGAATTGAAGCCGAAAGTCTATCAGCTGAATGCAGAGCAGACGATATTTATCGCTGGTCTGGCACGTTTTGACTTTATACAAGGAGATCGTTCTTCATTCAACTTTTATGTAGCGAACGGTTTAACACTTCACAGGACGAAGCTGGAAAATGCGGATGACTTATATGAGAAGCATGTAGGTGAAATGCTGTCGCCACCTAGTACGGCATCGCTTGCAAAGTTACCGCCACTCGTTCGTCATGAGTTTTCTATTAAGCAAGCGAAAACAGACCTGGTCATATCTGGATTAGGTTGGATTACGATCCAACATGCTAATGTTAAAGTGGCAGTACACGCTCCTAAAGGTGTAAATGTTATGATTAGACCTTCACTCATTTAA